The window CGAGTACGTCCTGTCGGATGCTGACGCCGAACTCGTCGTGACCGCCGGCGACGACGCGACCGTCGGCGGCACCCGCCCGGTCTACACCTACGCCGACCTCCGCGACCGCGGGGAGCCGACCCACGAGACGGTCCCCCGGAAGGCCGACGACGAGGCCGAACTGCTCTACACCAGCGGCACCACGGGCGCCCCGAAGGGTGTGTTCCACACCCACGGAAACCTCGCCGCCAACGCCCGGGCGCTCGCCCACTACAAGAAGTGGAGCCGCGAGGACGTGGCGCTGACCGCCTGCCCATGCTTCCACGTCACCGGGCTCAACATCACGACGACGCCGTTCCTCGAACTGGAAGCGACCAACCACCTCCTCCCGGAGTGGGACCCCGAGACCGCGCTGACCGCCATCGAGCAGTACGAGGTGACCTACACCTTCCTCATCCCGACGATGGTGCTGGACCTGCTGGAGGCCGACACCGACGCGTACGACCTGTCGAGCCTGGAGACGGTCGGCGTCGGCGGGTCGCCGATGCCCGCAGAGCGTATCGACGAGGTCGAGGACGCGCTGGGCTGTGCACTGTTGCAGGGGTACGGGCTCACGGAGACCACGCCGCTGGCGGCGTTCACTCGCCCCGAGGAGGCCGGCCGGAAACCGGGGAGCGTCGGCCAGCCCGCCAGTGAGGTCGTCGACCTCCGCATCGAGGACCCCGATACGGGCGAGCCCGTCGAGCAGGGCGAGCGCGGCGAACTGCTGTGGGCCGGCGACACGGTGACGCCTCGCTACACCCGCGACCAGCTCACCGCCGACCGGTTCGTCCGGCGCCCCGCCGACGTGACGGCCACGAGCGACGACACCGGCCCCGACACGGCCACGGTCGGCGACGGCGGCACCGGGAGCCACCGGCGCTGGCTCCGCTCGGGCGACATCGGCTGGGTCGACGACGACGGCTTCCTCCACGTGGTCGACCGGCTCGCGGACATGTTCACGACCGGCTGTGGCGACGTCCACCCTCGCGAGATCGAGTCGGTCATCTACGGGCTTGACGCCGTCGAGTCGGTCGCGGTCGTCGACAGCCGGGACGACGTCCGTGGCACGACGGTCACGGCGGTCGTCCGAACGCGTGAGGGGGCCGACCTCGACGGCGCGACGGTCGTCCGGGCCTGCGAGCGCGAACTCGCCGACCACGAGGTGCCCGACCGCGTCGAGTTCGTGGACGACCTCCCCACGACCGCGACCGGGAAGGTCGACCGGCGGCGGCTTCGTGACCTTGTCAGATAACCCCAGCTTTACTTGCCGACAACCGTTGCGTGTTGCGGTTTTCCCTCCTGGTTACGCCCGGAGATAATCAGTATCTATCCGGGCAGGTCCGGCTTAATGGCCTCGTTAAATCCGGCACGGTGGTAATTTTTAAGACCTCTAATTGGGTAACAGTAGCATAATGCTATTCGACCAGGTGGGGTGCGGACTGGGGTCCAGCGCGGCCGACGACGCCCGGGGTGGGAGTCGGGGACAGTCCGAGGTTATCGGCGCCATCCTGACCGTCGCAATCGTCGTCATACTCGGCGCGCTGGTTGGACAGTACGTGTTCGGACTCGATATCATCCAGGCCGGCGAGCAGAACGTCGGCCCGCAGATCAGTTTCGACACGACGGTGGAGAGCAATGACGACCTCACGATCGAGCACCAGAGCGGAAGCAGTGCTGAAACGAGTGAGCTGACCATCTCTTCCGACTCGGGGACGATTCTCGATAGTCAGCAACTCAAGAACAAGGTAGACGAGGAATGGACTGCCAGCGAGTCGATAACAATCTCCAACACGAACCCGAACCTGAAGCCGGGCGAGACCGTCCGCATCATCTGGGAATCCTCGACTACCGGCGACAGCACTGTCATCCTCAAGTACGAGTACACGCCCTGAGACCCAGATAGTCTACTCCCTGACCGCGTCCAGCCGCTCGCGCAGGTCCCCCAACTCGACCGGCCCCCACGTCTCGAGGTCGTAGCTCACGTCCAGCAGCCGTCCGACCAGCACCTCGTCCTCGTCCGCGACCGCCCGGGCCACCTCGCCGCGGAACCGCTCCTCGACGGCCCGTCCCAGCCGCTCGCGGTCGACCGCCCGCGACTCGATATCGAGGATGTGTGGCAGGTCGGCGGCGCCCTCCGGGAGCGTCGGGAAGGCCGACGGTCCCGGGACGAGGAGGGGCTCGGCGTCGGGCGTGTCACCCTCGTCGTCGCGCGGGTACTCGACCAGCGCGTACGCCCGGACGACCTGGTCGATGCGCTCCTCGGGCGGCGGTTCGACACCCCGGCGGAAGGCGAGTTCCTGCAGCGCCTCGGTCAGCTCCGTCCGCGTGAGTCCGCCGAACAGGTCGGCGACGCCTGCGGCCTCGTCCAGCGAGAGGTCGAGGCGCTCGTCCGCAGCGTCGCCCGAGCCGTCAGCCCCGTCTCCCTCGCCGTCGTCGCCGCTCATACGTGTTCCTCCGCGGCGGCATCGAGGTCGGCACGGACGGCCTCGGCGACCTCCGCCGTGGTCACCGGCGCCTCGTTCCACGGCGGGAGCCGGGTGTCCTCGCCGGGTGGCGCGATGCTGTCGGCGTACGATTCGACCTGCTCGCGCTCGCCGGCACGGTCGTACTCGAGCCCGTTGAACGCGGCGTCGGTGGCGTACGCGTCGACGAATCCGTCGGCCGCGTCGCGGTAGCGGGCCGGGAGCGTCTCGTAGTCGGGGGTCACCCCGCCGTCCTCGACGGCCCGCAGCAGCGCCGCCCCGACCTCGTCGGCCATCGTCGACAGCCCGGCCGGGCCCGACACCGCGCGGTGGTCGTGTTCGTGCAGGCCGAGGTCGACCTGGGCGCTGCCGTCGAGCCCTGCGGCGTGGAAGGCGTCGCCGAGCGTGCCCACCTCGAGGCCCCAGCCGCGCTGGACGTGCAGCGAGCGGATGACATCGCTCGTCGCGGCGAACTCCCCGGCCAGCGCGTACCGGAACGCGCCGAGGTAGTCGAGAACCGCGGCGTCGTGGCTATCGTTCAGTGCTCGGACGAGCGGCGCGTAGAACAACCGGAACAGCCGGCCGTACAGCCGCCGGTTCTCGACGCGGGCGTAGTACCCCTTCGAGAACTGGAACCCGTGGGCCAGCGGGAACAGGAGCCGCGGGACGTGCGCCCTGCTGTAGGTGGAGGCGTCGGCGTCGTGGACGGCCACGTAGTCGGATTCGGCGGCCCGGCCCAGCGCCAGCCACACGTCCCGGCCCTTCCCGCGGCGGCCGTTCAGCCCCTCGCTGGCCAGCAACTCGCCGAGGCGGGGGCCGTCGCACCAGAGCGTCTCGACGGTGAGGTCGAACGAGTCCAGCCACGCACGGACGGCGGGGACGCGCTCGGCCTCCGCACGAAGGGCGATGACGACCCGCTCGGGCGCCACGTCCTCCAGCGCCGTCATGACGCGCTCGGCGGCGAGGCTGGCGTGTTCGCGCTCGGTCATCGGCACGACCACGGCGGCGTCGTCGACGGGCGCGTCGGGGACGGGGTCCGTGAAATCGTGGAGCGTCGTCACCCGCTCCTGGACGTACTCCATGTACCGGGCTGTAGTGGCGGCGTGCGTATCAATCCCGCCACTCGATGTCGGCTTCAGGGGTGCGTGCACATCGTGCTGGCGCGTTCGTATGCTCGACCACGAACTCCGCTCGGGCGGGACTGAAAGGGGCCGCTGGCTCGACCCGTCCCGGACGACGCAAGCACTGGACCGGAGCGAGCGCAGCGAGCGGAGGGAAGCGCGCAGCGAGGCCCGGGCGGTCGAGCCAGCGGGGGCTTTCTACGTCCCCTGGGACTCGATAGTAGCCGACGGAATCCTGTTGAAAGCCCCCGGCCGCTCGGGGTCCCGCGGCTCGCTGCGCGCTTCCTGTTCCGGGCATGCGGTTCCCTCCCTGCGGTCGGTCACCGTTCCGGGCATGCAGTCCAGTGCTTACTTCGCCG of the Haloglomus salinum genome contains:
- a CDS encoding glycosyl transferase family 2 — protein: MEYVQERVTTLHDFTDPVPDAPVDDAAVVVPMTEREHASLAAERVMTALEDVAPERVVIALRAEAERVPAVRAWLDSFDLTVETLWCDGPRLGELLASEGLNGRRGKGRDVWLALGRAAESDYVAVHDADASTYSRAHVPRLLFPLAHGFQFSKGYYARVENRRLYGRLFRLFYAPLVRALNDSHDAAVLDYLGAFRYALAGEFAATSDVIRSLHVQRGWGLEVGTLGDAFHAAGLDGSAQVDLGLHEHDHRAVSGPAGLSTMADEVGAALLRAVEDGGVTPDYETLPARYRDAADGFVDAYATDAAFNGLEYDRAGEREQVESYADSIAPPGEDTRLPPWNEAPVTTAEVAEAVRADLDAAAEEHV
- a CDS encoding class I adenylate-forming enzyme family protein, which encodes MNFANCVDRAARNAPDGRAVADPGASLTFRDLSRASDRVASALDSLGIEPGDRVAVAAPNGVAFVATHLGILKRGALSVPLNQRFDERQAEYVLSDADAELVVTAGDDATVGGTRPVYTYADLRDRGEPTHETVPRKADDEAELLYTSGTTGAPKGVFHTHGNLAANARALAHYKKWSREDVALTACPCFHVTGLNITTTPFLELEATNHLLPEWDPETALTAIEQYEVTYTFLIPTMVLDLLEADTDAYDLSSLETVGVGGSPMPAERIDEVEDALGCALLQGYGLTETTPLAAFTRPEEAGRKPGSVGQPASEVVDLRIEDPDTGEPVEQGERGELLWAGDTVTPRYTRDQLTADRFVRRPADVTATSDDTGPDTATVGDGGTGSHRRWLRSGDIGWVDDDGFLHVVDRLADMFTTGCGDVHPREIESVIYGLDAVESVAVVDSRDDVRGTTVTAVVRTREGADLDGATVVRACERELADHEVPDRVEFVDDLPTTATGKVDRRRLRDLVR
- a CDS encoding type IV pilin; its protein translation is MLFDQVGCGLGSSAADDARGGSRGQSEVIGAILTVAIVVILGALVGQYVFGLDIIQAGEQNVGPQISFDTTVESNDDLTIEHQSGSSAETSELTISSDSGTILDSQQLKNKVDEEWTASESITISNTNPNLKPGETVRIIWESSTTGDSTVILKYEYTP
- a CDS encoding DUF7109 family protein, producing the protein MSGDDGEGDGADGSGDAADERLDLSLDEAAGVADLFGGLTRTELTEALQELAFRRGVEPPPEERIDQVVRAYALVEYPRDDEGDTPDAEPLLVPGPSAFPTLPEGAADLPHILDIESRAVDRERLGRAVEERFRGEVARAVADEDEVLVGRLLDVSYDLETWGPVELGDLRERLDAVRE